The sequence CGGTGCTGTCCAAGGCCGTGCGCGGCTCGATCGACGCCGGCAACGACCCGCTCGACGTGAAGGCCGTGCTGGCGCAGATGCTCCAGATGGGCGACGAGGGGCACAACCGCAACCGCGCCGGCTCGCTGATGGCGCTGCGCGAGCTGTCGCCGTCGATCGTCGCGGTGGAGGGCGTGCCGTCGTCGGACATCGCCGCGGTGCTGCGATTCATCGGCGGCAACGAGCACTTCTTCCTCAACCTCGGCATGCCGACGGCGAAGCTCGCGCTCGACGCCGCCCGCGACGTCCCCGGCTCCACGATGCTCACCGTGATGTCGCGCAACGGCACGGAGTTCGGCATCCAGGCCGCCGGCACCGGCGACCGTTGGTTCACCGGCCCGGCGAACACCCCGGTCGGGCTCTTCCTGGGCGACTACGGCCCCGACGACGCCAACCCCGACATCGGCGACTCCGCGATCATGGAGACCTACGGCATCGGCGGCTTCGCCATGGCCGCGGCCCCGGCGATCGTCCGGTTCGTCGGCGGCACCGTCCCCGATGCCCTGGCGACGACGGAGCGCATGTACCAGCTGACGCTCGCCGAGAACCCGGCGATGGCGATCCCTATCATGGGCTTCCGTGGGTCACCGACCGGCATCGACGTGCTCAAGGTCGCCCGCACCGGCTGGCTGCCGCAGATCAACACCGGCATGGCCGGGCGGATCGCCGGCACCGGCCAGGTCGGCGCCGGGCTGGTGCAGCCCCCGCAGCAGTGCTTCGAGCAGGCCCTGGTCGCGCTCGCCGAGGAGGCGCGGAAGGCCTGAGCCGGCCGGCAGGACCCGGGGCGTCGGTGCCGACGGTCATCCGCACCTGCAGGGTCAGCGGCGCTCGCACCGCGGACCGGCGCTGGCCCCGGATGGAAGGGCCGACGGGGCGCAGCCGCCACTGCGGCGGGCCGAGCTCCGCGGCGACGAGCGCGGTCGGGAGGGACCGCAGCTCCTCGGGTCCGCGCCAGATCACCTCGACGTGCTCACCGGGCTCCAGCCGCACCCGCCGTCTCGAGCGGTCCTCGGCGATCGACACCACGATCTCGGCGCTGCCCGACGACTCGACCAGGCTCATCAGGACGTCGCCCCTGCTGGTGGCCAGCAGGTCCACCACCGTCCGTGGCTCCGGGTAGTCCACCCCCGGGTTCTCCACCATCATTGGCCCCCTTTCCTTCTAGAACGGACGCGTCTTGGAACCCGCGCAGGCTATCGGGGCGGGATGCCGCCCGAGGCCGGTTGGCCGGCGTGTCGCCGTGGGGCGTGCCGTCCGCCCCGGGCGGGAGGCCCGGGCGGAACTGAAGCGGGGCCGCAGGTGGGCAGGTGGGGCACGGCGGAGGCAAATCCGTCCACGTCGTCCAGCGAGGCGGCGAATGGCACCCGGGAATGTCCTGACCGTGCACGGGGGTTGTCACGCCCGTCTCCTGCACGAGCTCACGAACCGGGTGGCGCAACGGAACGGCGCCTTGCCCGGGGTGGTCAGCCGCGCGGGGACGTCGCCGTCGCGGGTGGCGGTCGCCTCCGCCACCGCCAAGTTGGAGATCTGAGTGAACACGCCCCGTCCCAAGGTCCGGCTCAGTCGCGCGCTGGGCATCCCCCTCACGCCGAAGTCCGCCCAGTACTTCGAGCGCCGCCCGTACCCGCCGGGCGAGCACGGGCGGAAGCGTCGCAAGGACAGCGACTACTCCACCCGCCTCAGGGAGAAGCAGCGCCTGCGCGCCCAGTACGACATCAGCGAGACGCAGCTGCGAGCGGCCTTCGACCGCGCCAGGCGGTCGGGCGGCAAGACCGGTGAGGCCCTGATCCAGGACCTCGAGTCGCGGCTCGACGCCACCGTCCTGCGCGCCGGCTTCGCCCGCACGATCTACCAGGCTCGCCAGTTCGTCACCCACCAGCACGTGCTGGTCAACGGCAAGCGCGTCGACCGGCCCTCCTACCGGCTCGAGCCGGGTGACTTCGTGCAGATCGCGGAGAAGTCCCGCACCAGGGAGCCGTTCGTCGTCGCCGCCTCCGGCGCGCACGCCGAGGCGCCGAAGTACCTCGAGGTGCGGCTGGCCGATCTGGTGGCCCGCTACGAGCGGACGCCGAACCGCGAGGAGGTCCCGGTCGTCTGCGAGGAGCAGCTGGTCGTGGAGTACTACTCCCGCTGACCCCCGGGCGGGAGCTGCGCACCGACCCGCGGTGGTGGCCACCTGGCGGACGGTGCGCGCAGATCCCGAGTCGGGCTCCGGTGGCCCCGGACGAACGGAATCCCGGCCGCCCTGCCGGTGAAGGCGCTGCTGGCGCGCACGGACGACGCCGCGATCGCGCTCGTCGGCCTCCAGGTCTACTCGGCGGGGCTGTCGTTCACCCTGGTCGTGCGGGTGCGCGCCTGCGGGGACCACCAGCTGGACCGGCTGCACCACCTCATGGGTCGCACGGGCCCGGTCCGCGGCGCTTCCTGCTCGGCGTGCAGTTCGCCGACGGCCGGCGGGCCAGCACGGTCGGCTCCGCGGACGAGCTCGACGACGGCATCGTGCTCAGCCAGGGGTCAGGCTCCGGCGGGGAGCTGGAGCTGGAGCTGGACTGGTGGCTGCACCCGCTGCCGCCCGAGGGTCCGCTCCGGGTCGTCGTCCCGCGCGGCCGAGGACGTCGTGACACTCTGGCGTGGGCGCCGCCCGCCCCGCGAGGTGAACAGCACCGGCCCGGGCCCGACCTACCGCCGGACAGCTGGTTCGCCGGCTGAGGCCTCTGGGCGAGATCGGCGATCTCGCCCCCATCCGGCCGGGAAAATTGGCGAGATCGGCGATCTCGCCCCGATCCAGCCGGGTCGGGCCGCCGCGAGCAGGTCGTCGACGGCGGCGAGGAGGGGCGCCGCGCGGTCCGCGGATCGGCCCGGTGTCGTGGTCCGACGCGACGCGCGGCGACGTCCTGCGGACCCCCGTGGAGATGCGGTAGGTAGTGCCCAATTAGCCTGTCCGTCACGCGGATGCGATGATGCTCGGTACACGATCGAGCGGCCGCTGGAACGGCGCAGCGCCCCGACCGCGTGGGGGAGCGAAGCTGAACAGGCACCTGGCGGAGCTGATTTCCAGCGGTCCCCGGACCGGGCTGCAACGACTGGTTCTCGAGCACGACTGGGGGACGACCGCCCTCGGGCCTCAGGCAGACTGGTCACCGACGCTCCGGACGGCGGTCAGCACCACGCTCAACTCGCGGTTCCCGTTCCTGCTCATGTGGGGCCCGGAGCTCGTCATGATCTACAACGACGGCTACGCCCCCATGCTCGGCGCCCGGCACCCCGCCGCGCTGGGCCGGTCGGCGCGCGACGTCTGGTCCGACATCTGGGCCGCCCTCGAGCCGATGGTCGCCGAGGTGATGGCCGGACGAGCCACGTACTCCGAGGACCTGCCCCTGGTCATGACGCGGCACGGCTACGAGGAGGAGACCTACTTCTCCTTCTCGTTCAGCCCGGTCCTCGAGCCGGGTGGCCAGGTGGTCGGCCTGCTCGACACGGTCGTCGAGACCACCCAGCGCGTACTGGCGGCCCGCCGGCTCGGCGTCCTGCAGCGGCTGGGCAGCCTGCCGCGCGCCTCGCACGGGGACACGACCGAAGCGGTGTCGACCGCGCTCGGGGTGCTCGCCGATGCCCGGGCGGACTGCCCCTTCGGTCTGGTCTACCTGGCCGACGGCGACGACGGGACCCCGCGGTTCGTCGCCGGGCAGGGCCTCGACGTGCGCGGGGAGCCGGCCGGCGGCGTCGTCCCCGGGCAGGTGCTCCGCGCGATGGCGACCGGGGAGGCGCAGACGGTGACCTCGCTGGCCGCGCTCCTGCCGGGGCTGTCCAGCGCCGCCGCGAGCCCCGCCGGGCAGGCCGACGTCCGCACCGCGGTCGTCCTACCGCTCACCGCCGCCGGTGCCGAGCGGCCGATCGGCGCGCTGGTCCTGGGCGCCAGCCCGCACCTCCCCCTGGACGAGGGCTATCGCATCTTCATGGCCCTGGCGGCCGGGCAGGTCGCCGCGGCGGTCGCCGATGCGCAGGCGGTCGCGGCCGAGCGCCGCCGGGCCGAGGAGCGGGCGCGGTCGGACCAGGCGCGAGCGCAGTTCTTCACCGACGTCGCCGTGACCCTGCAGCGCGCGGTCCTCGGTCCGACCGTGCTGCCCGAGGGCTTCGCCGTCCACTACGAACCGGCCAGCGGCACGCTGGAGGTGGGCGGCGACTGGTACGACGTGGTGGACCTGCCCGGCGGCGGCTACGGCGTGGTCGTCGGCGACGTCGTCGGCCGCGGCCTGCCCGCCGCGGCCGTGATGGGCCAGCTGCGCAGCGCCGGCCGGGCGCTGCTGCTGGAGAGCCGGTCGCCCGCCCACGTGCTGTCGGCCCTCGACCGGTTCGCGGCGCTGGTCCCCGGTGCGGCCGTGAGCACCGTGTTCTGCGCCGTCATCGACCCTCGTGCGGGCAGCCTCTGCTACAGCAGCGCCGGGCATCCGCCGGCGATGCTCGTGGAGGACGGCGGCGCCGTCCACCTGCTGGAGGGCGGGAGCGCCCTCCCGCTCGCCGTCGTGGCGGGGGCCCGCCGCCCCGAGGCGGAGGTCGCGCTGCCCGCCGGCTCCACGCTGCTGCTCTACACCGACGGCCTGGTCGAGCGGCGGGACGAGGCGCTGGACGAGGGGATCGGCCGGGCCGCG is a genomic window of Blastococcus sp. HT6-30 containing:
- a CDS encoding DUF1116 domain-containing protein, translating into MNLGNLLSGPPSIVAAGVDVFSDALRAQGAEVADVDWRPPGFGDPDDLAALALDTRRAAANRTAVERLLAAGAVLVDVRPAREVIGLADRMLLHSGPPLEWENASGPMRGALIGACLFEGWAADVEEAEILLSTGAVTLDPCHHHRTVGPMAGVTSPSMWMWCLEDPVTGGQAFCNLNEGLGKVLRMGAFNEEVQARLRWMRDVLGPVLSKAVRGSIDAGNDPLDVKAVLAQMLQMGDEGHNRNRAGSLMALRELSPSIVAVEGVPSSDIAAVLRFIGGNEHFFLNLGMPTAKLALDAARDVPGSTMLTVMSRNGTEFGIQAAGTGDRWFTGPANTPVGLFLGDYGPDDANPDIGDSAIMETYGIGGFAMAAAPAIVRFVGGTVPDALATTERMYQLTLAENPAMAIPIMGFRGSPTGIDVLKVARTGWLPQINTGMAGRIAGTGQVGAGLVQPPQQCFEQALVALAEEARKA
- a CDS encoding SpoIIE family protein phosphatase gives rise to the protein MIYNDGYAPMLGARHPAALGRSARDVWSDIWAALEPMVAEVMAGRATYSEDLPLVMTRHGYEEETYFSFSFSPVLEPGGQVVGLLDTVVETTQRVLAARRLGVLQRLGSLPRASHGDTTEAVSTALGVLADARADCPFGLVYLADGDDGTPRFVAGQGLDVRGEPAGGVVPGQVLRAMATGEAQTVTSLAALLPGLSSAAASPAGQADVRTAVVLPLTAAGAERPIGALVLGASPHLPLDEGYRIFMALAAGQVAAAVADAQAVAAERRRAEERARSDQARAQFFTDVAVTLQRAVLGPTVLPEGFAVHYEPASGTLEVGGDWYDVVDLPGGGYGVVVGDVVGRGLPAAAVMGQLRSAGRALLLESRSPAHVLSALDRFAALVPGAAVSTVFCAVIDPRAGSLCYSSAGHPPAMLVEDGGAVHLLEGGSALPLAVVAGARRPEAEVALPAGSTLLLYTDGLVERRDEALDEGIGRAAEALVAGRHLGPAELKTRLTERLLGDAPDDDVAFVLFRCG
- the rpsD gene encoding 30S ribosomal protein S4 — translated: MNTPRPKVRLSRALGIPLTPKSAQYFERRPYPPGEHGRKRRKDSDYSTRLREKQRLRAQYDISETQLRAAFDRARRSGGKTGEALIQDLESRLDATVLRAGFARTIYQARQFVTHQHVLVNGKRVDRPSYRLEPGDFVQIAEKSRTREPFVVAASGAHAEAPKYLEVRLADLVARYERTPNREEVPVVCEEQLVVEYYSR